A portion of the Magnolia sinica isolate HGM2019 chromosome 17, MsV1, whole genome shotgun sequence genome contains these proteins:
- the LOC131230597 gene encoding uncharacterized protein LOC131230597 — MSGGVGPTSDIVLPKEEQDQEPNPINPIPSQDRQSLLTFRQLNALAVVTVFSATGMVGIEDCAFAIFSFFYIYFLSKAAFPALTPRAEPPVFGKSRLLGVYVAIGALIGLFLPIGYIFEGIYEGDKEGIKAAAPHVFLLSAQIFMEGMTFSHRFSLPIRAFVPVFYNTKRLFTIAEWLKTEIGKAEEEHGSTMRLHVGQGLAVANLVFWSFNLFGFLLPVYFPKAFQKYYSPKVKD, encoded by the coding sequence atgtcaGGCGGCGTAGGCCCCACCAGCGATATCGTTCTTCCAAAGGAAGAACAAGACCAGGAGCCTAATCCAATCAATCCAATCCCCTCCCAAGACCGCCAAAGCCTCCTCACGTTCCGCCAGCTCAACGCTCTCGCTGTTGTCACTGTCTTCTCCGCCACTGGAATGGTCGGAATCGAAGACTGCGCTTTCgcaatcttctccttcttctacaTATACTTCTTATCAAAAGCCGCCTTCCCTGCCCTAACCCCACGAGCCGAACCGCCCGTCTTCGGCAAGAGCCGCCTCCTAGGCGTCTACGTCGCAATCGGGGCCCTGATCGGCCTCTTCCTCCCGATCGGATACATCTTTGAAGGGATCTATGAAGGAGATAAGGAAGGCATCAAAGCAGCCGCTCCACATGTCTTCCTCCTCTCTGCCCAGATCTTCATGGAAGGCATGACATTCTCCCACCGCTTCTCGTTGCCGATCCGGGCATTCGTGCCTGTCTTCTACAACACGAAGCGGCTTTTCACGATTGCCGAATGGTTGAAGACTGAGATTGGGAAGGCAGAAGAGGAGCACGGATCGACGATGAGATTGCACGTCGGGCAGGGACTGGCAGTGGCAAATCTGGTGTTCTGGTCTTTCAATCTGTTTGGGTTCTTGCTGCCTGTCTACTTCCCAAAAGCTTTTCAGAAGTATTATTCTCCTAAGGTAAAAGATtga
- the LOC131230993 gene encoding uncharacterized protein LOC131230993, with amino-acid sequence MSVAKLRTSFIPDAMKPEQKAAKAEKEGHDSLDTFIRQAIGKDPFLSFSRPGESPIQWIQLLQALDPQGGNKLSKGPKVDNAIEGKERPLEHGTGMSSFVSKMNGIKESVPSKKCSGVPIKGTQSTSEQMQTLKIPEAVVALAQAAAKANGEPDNVCQVSQAGLPGWPLLAPPKVQKCDKCSREFCSSINYRRHIRVHRRSLNIDKDSPTNRDFLGAFWDKLSSDEAREIVSFKSVTLEEVAGSSIIRALTSFIRKPGFCSLPQIYIKAGAALVDVVQAMPSRFPISSKELFSILDDASEKTFLCAGMAASMQKFVFDGEAGKIGLETKNLIACTSFLVEQKLVKAWLAEKDEEALRCEKQLVAEEEAAQKRQAELLERKRLKKLKQKEQKAKEQADREKADFKEGSPDGVEGAPYLSETSYPWSSSGSDSSTTEAPSDPVKLHLEPVQSLDVDVEACGPRHLRDGDISMDTVCGDTNLAGSDSVDARVWMQQQDSNQLLPAIAPQPVSLKLWRNTQNAYHLSHVQPSKPVVQKHNSYRDQRAVSSLASNGHKVWTRKTKLECVGEGSDIRVQRESRDPSDQGNSSQVVIGSISVRLGDPNSQDDVPAVALERCTGDLQILRPEKPMKTDPIQSGANRSTVKLWRPVSRQEFGGPTADHIDKREEAGLNEASGEVAVRALSDERSLAQCATGDDSSFRCKDSSTVSEGGDPTGLRLFSSHDAVAFFSQRWKEAMAGDHVELVLPSPETKPPDCLETLDGNHANPPSPSPLDGDQSTAPGNAENQFSGAPMGPIKSKHGAKVEKGRRLKYIPKQRSNA; translated from the exons ATGTCAGTTGCAAAACTGAGAACCAGTTTCATTCCTGACGCAATGAAGCCTGAGCAGAAGGCTGCGAAGGCAGAGAAGGAAGGACATGACTCCCTTGATACTTTCATCAGGCAAGCAATAGGGAAagatccttttctttctttctcaagGCCTGGTGAAAGTCCAATTCAGTGGATCCAATTACTTCAGGCTTTAGATCCACAAGGAGGTAACAAGCTTTCTAAGGGTCCAAAGGTTGATAATGCTATAGAAGGGAAGGAGCGACCTCTAGAACATGGCACTGGTATGAGCTCATTTGTATCTAAGATGAATGGTATAAAGGAATCTGTTCCCTCTAAAAAGTGTAGTGGAGTCCCTATAAAGGGGACACAAAGCACCTCTGAACAAATGCAAACTCTCAAAATTCCTGAAGCTGTTGTTGCCTTGGCGCAAGCCGCTGCTAAGGCCAATGGTGAGCCTGATAATGTATGTCAAGTGTCACAAGCAG GTCTCCCAGGTTGGCCCTTGTTGGCGCCTCCTAAGGTGCAAAAATGTGACAAGTGCTCCCGAGAATTTTGTTCGTCCATTAACTATAGGCGCCACATACGTGTTCACCGACGCTCACTAAATATTGATAAG GACTCTCCCACGAACAGGGATTTCCTGGGTGCATTCTGGGACAAG CTCTCTTCGGATGAAGCAAGGGAAATTGTATCGTTCAAGAGTGTGACACTTGAG GAAGTTGCTGGATCTTCTATTATAAGAGCATTGACGTCATTTATCCGAAAACCTGGGTTTTGTTCACTGCCACAAATTTACATAAAGGCTGGTGCAGCTCTTGTG GATGTTGTCCAAGCTATGCCTTCCAGATTTCCTATATCTTCCAAGGAATTATTCAGTATACTTGATGATGCAAGCGAGAAGACATTCTTGTGTGCTGGAATGGCTGCATCCATGCAAAAATTTGTTTTTGACGGAGAAGCAGGGAAGATTGGTCTTGAGACGAAGAATCTTATTGCTTGCACCAGTTTTCTGGTGGAACAGAAACTG GTTAAAGCGTGGCTGGCTGAGAAGGATGAAGAAGCTCTAAGGTGCGAGAAGCAGCTTGTGGCAGAAGAGGAAGCTGCGCAGAAAAG ACAAGCTGAACTATTGGAAAGGAAGCggttgaagaaattgaagcagaAAGAGCAGAAAGCAAAGGAGCAAGCTGACAGAGAGAAGGCAGATTTCAAGGAGGGTTCACCAGATGGTGTCGAGGGTGCACCATATCTTTCAGAAACATCCTACCCATGGTCTTCCTCCGGATCTGATTCCAGCACTACAGAAGCACCATCCGATCCTGTCAAGCTGCATCTGGAGCCTGTCCAATCTTTGGATGTTGATGTGGAAGCATGTGGGCCCCGACACCTGAGAGATGGTGATATCAGCATGGACACAGTTTGTGGAGATACCAACTTGGCTGGTAGTGATAGCGTAGACGCACGAGTCTGGATGCAGCAGCAGGACAGCAACCAGCTATTGCCAGCTATTGCTCCCCAGCCGGTGTCACTGAAACTGTGGAGAAACACTCAAAATGCTTACCATCTGAGTCATGTTCAACCATCGAAGCCAGTCGTGCAGAAACACAACAGCTACAGGGATCAGAGGGCTGTTTCTTCTTTAGCCAGTAATGGCCAcaaggtctggactcggaagacCAAGCTTGAGTGTGTAGGGGAGGGTTCGGACATTAGAGTACAGAGAGAATCTAGAGACCCATCAGATCAAGGCAACAGCAGCCAGGTCGTGATTGGTTCTATATCTGTCAGGCTTGGAGATCCTAATAGTCAAGATGATGTGCCGGCTGTGGCTCTCGAACGATGCACCGGTGACCTCCAAATTCTGAGACCAGAGAAGCCCATGAAAACGGACCCCATTCAAAGTGGGGCCAACCGGTCGACAGTGAAGCTCTGGAGGCCAGTGAGTCGGCAGGAATTTGGTGGCCCGACTGCAGATCACATTGATAAAAGAGAAGAAGCTGGACTCAATGAAGCTTCTGGTGAGGTTGCCGTTCGAGCTTTGTCAGATGAGAGGTCTCTGGCTCAGTGTGCAACAGGCGATGATAGTTCCTTCCGATGCAAGGACTCTTCAACAGTGTCAGAAGGTGGAGATCCAACCGGTCTGAGGTTGTTCTCAAGCCATGATGCAGTGGCCTTTTTCAGTCAGC GATGGAAGGAGGCTATGGCTGGAGATCATGTGGAGCTGGTCCTCCCATCCCCCGAAACCAAACCACCTGATTGCCTTGAGACCCTGGATGGCAATCATGCCAatccaccatcaccatcaccactgGATGGCGATCAGAGCACTGCCCCTGGCAATGCAGAGAACCAGTTTTCTGGGGCGCCCATGGGCCCCATTAAGTCCAAGCATGGAGCAAAGGTGGAAAAAGGTAGGAGGCTGAAATACATCCCAAAGCAGAGAAGCAATGCCTGA